The Deinococcus sedimenti genome window below encodes:
- the guaB gene encoding IMP dehydrogenase, whose amino-acid sequence MSAPATPAPADTQDRFSYKFGQDGITFDDVLLQPRHSQVLPHEVDLGAQLTRRVRLNIPFVSAAMDTVTETNMAVAMAREGGIGVIHKNMPIDAQAEMVRKVKRSESGMIVDPITLPPHATVGEADRMMGEYRISGVPITDPQGKLLGIITNRDMRFVDDLSTPVRDVMTSQNLVTVPVGTTLEEAQEIFKRHRIEKLLVVEGEALRGLITIKDLTKRVKYPRAAKDSMGRLRVAAAIGVGADLMDRAGALVQAGVDVLVLDSAHGHSQGILNALSRVKETFDVDVIAGNVATRAGARDLILAGADAVKVGIGPGSICTTRVVTGVGVPQITAIFEASSAALEAGIPIIADGGIKQTGDVPKAIAAGASVVMMGSMLAGTDEAPGESILRDGRRYKSYRGMGSLGAMDQGSADRYFQSGSRKFVPEGIEGIVAYKGTAGEVIYQFVGGLRSSMGYCGAPDLGTLRDTAQFVRITGASLVESHPHGVTITKEAPNYGGR is encoded by the coding sequence ATGAGTGCGCCCGCCACGCCCGCCCCCGCAGACACGCAGGACCGTTTCAGCTACAAGTTCGGCCAGGACGGCATCACCTTCGACGACGTGCTGCTGCAGCCCCGCCACTCGCAGGTGCTGCCGCACGAGGTGGACCTGGGCGCGCAGCTCACGAGGCGCGTCCGCCTGAACATCCCGTTCGTGTCCGCCGCGATGGACACCGTCACCGAGACGAACATGGCCGTCGCCATGGCCCGCGAGGGCGGCATCGGCGTGATCCACAAGAACATGCCGATCGACGCGCAGGCCGAGATGGTCCGCAAGGTCAAGCGCAGCGAGAGCGGCATGATCGTCGACCCGATCACCCTCCCGCCGCACGCCACCGTCGGCGAGGCCGACCGCATGATGGGCGAGTACCGCATCAGCGGCGTGCCCATCACCGACCCGCAGGGCAAACTGCTGGGCATCATCACCAACCGCGACATGCGCTTCGTGGACGACCTGAGCACCCCCGTGCGGGACGTCATGACCAGCCAGAACCTCGTGACCGTCCCGGTGGGCACCACGCTGGAGGAAGCGCAGGAGATCTTCAAACGCCACCGCATCGAGAAACTGCTGGTCGTCGAGGGCGAGGCGCTGCGCGGCCTGATCACCATCAAGGACCTCACCAAACGCGTGAAGTACCCCCGCGCCGCCAAGGACAGCATGGGTCGCCTGCGGGTGGCGGCCGCGATCGGCGTGGGCGCCGACCTGATGGACCGCGCGGGCGCGTTGGTGCAGGCGGGCGTGGACGTCCTCGTGCTGGACAGCGCGCACGGGCACAGCCAGGGCATCCTGAACGCCCTGAGCCGCGTCAAGGAGACCTTCGACGTGGACGTCATCGCCGGGAACGTCGCCACCCGCGCCGGGGCGCGCGACCTGATCCTCGCCGGGGCGGACGCCGTGAAGGTCGGCATCGGGCCGGGCAGCATCTGCACCACCCGCGTCGTGACCGGCGTGGGCGTCCCGCAGATCACCGCGATCTTCGAGGCGAGCAGCGCCGCGCTGGAAGCTGGGATTCCCATCATCGCGGACGGCGGCATCAAGCAGACCGGCGACGTGCCCAAGGCCATCGCGGCGGGCGCGAGCGTCGTCATGATGGGCAGCATGCTCGCCGGGACCGACGAGGCCCCTGGCGAGAGCATCCTGCGCGACGGCCGCCGCTACAAGAGCTACCGCGGCATGGGGTCCCTGGGCGCCATGGATCAGGGCAGCGCCGACCGCTACTTCCAGAGCGGCAGCCGCAAATTCGTCCCCGAAGGCATCGAGGGCATCGTCGCGTACAAGGGCACCGCCGGGGAGGTCATCTACCAGTTCGTGGGCGGCCTGCGCTCCTCCATGGGGTACTGCGGCGCGCCCGACCTGGGCACCCTGCGCGACACGGCGCAGTTCGTGCGCATCACCGGTGCCAGCCTGGTGGAAAGCCACCCGCACGGCGTGACCATCACCAAGGAAGCCCCCAACTACGGCGGGCGTTAA
- the trhA gene encoding PAQR family membrane homeostasis protein TrhA, which yields MKRLLTAPREPVNALTHWGGALAALIVLGPLLTWAHSRGLTLWPFVVFSVSMVALYAASASYHSFRPTERGLLWLRKLDHAGIFLLIAGSYTPVAYYGLDGVWRDAVLWLVWGIALSGIVLKLVTMRLPRWISTALYLGMGWLALLFMPKFVHTLSPGALFWLAAGGVLYSIGAVIYGTKRWNPRPGVFGFHEIWHLFVLAGTGAHVAMMFHLG from the coding sequence ATGAAGCGCCTGCTCACCGCACCCCGCGAACCCGTGAACGCCCTGACCCACTGGGGCGGCGCGCTCGCCGCGCTGATCGTTCTGGGGCCGCTGCTGACCTGGGCGCACTCCCGCGGTCTGACCCTGTGGCCGTTCGTGGTGTTCAGCGTCAGCATGGTCGCCCTGTACGCCGCCAGCGCCAGCTACCACTCCTTCCGCCCCACCGAGCGGGGGCTGCTGTGGCTGCGCAAACTCGACCACGCGGGTATCTTCCTGCTCATCGCGGGCAGCTACACCCCGGTGGCGTACTACGGCCTGGACGGCGTGTGGCGCGACGCCGTGCTGTGGCTGGTGTGGGGCATCGCCCTGAGCGGCATCGTCCTGAAACTCGTCACCATGCGCCTCCCACGCTGGATCAGCACCGCGCTGTACCTGGGGATGGGCTGGCTGGCCCTGCTGTTCATGCCCAAGTTCGTCCACACCCTCAGCCCCGGCGCGCTGTTCTGGCTCGCGGCGGGCGGCGTGCTGTACTCCATCGGGGCCGTCATCTACGGCACGAAACGCTGGAATCCGCGCCCCGGCGTGTTCGGCTTCCACGAGATCTGGCACCTGTTCGTCCTCGCCGGGACCGGCGCG